One genomic segment of Drosophila melanogaster chromosome 3L includes these proteins:
- the Mipp1 gene encoding multiple inositol polyphosphate phosphatase 1, isoform C, translated as MRLLILLLLPLVAIAQDDYCFSKDTSRLQTRQFSSKTAYQIVKGTDIDKQYLVPGCQPQKMWIFHRHGTRLPKKSMINKASRVAELRDLIINNYQVARTKPETDALCQTDLIAIKLWKWNSSITPDMEEYLTAQGYEDLRGTAKLYQRYYPTVLTANYNDTYYQFRHTDTQRTTESFKAFAEGLFGSQNAAHPVEIPKQDLLLRPYDYCSSFKNVNYKDEGSEYYKFHQSKLYNDTLADISTRLGFLYTLEEADIKLMYDMCRYEQAWNVDRNSVWCGAFLPEQITVFEYLEDLKYYYGSGYGFPENAHLNCRLVQDLLTHLSNPVSPHVVAHFGHSTGLLTLLTALGIQKDDIKLRADNYDSLTSRRWKSSLIDPFAANFVAVKYDCPADLDREKVVFFLNQQAVQLDWCSVGLCKWSDVLEKYKTIADADCGEYYCRTGGAPSLGSGVGGLLATTLAAMLVYLMH; from the exons ATGCGCCTGCTGATATTGCTACTGCTGCCACTGGTGGCCATCGCCCAAGATGACTACTGCTTCAGCAAGGACACCTCCCGCCTCCAGACCCGCCAGTTCTCCTCGAAGACCGCCTATCAGATCGTCAAGGGCACGGACATTGACAAGCAGTACCTGGTGCCCGGCTGTCAGccccagaagatgtggatctTTCACAGGCACGGCACACGACTGCCCAAGAAGAGCATGATCAACAAGGCGTCCAGGGTGGCTGAG CTGCGCGATCTCATCATTAACAACTACCAAGTGGCCAGGACCAAGCCCGAAACGGATGCTCTCTGCCAGACGGATCTGATTGCCATCAAGTTGTGGAAGTGGAACAGCAGCATAACGCCCGACATGGAGGAGTATCTGACCGCCCAGGGCTACGAGGATCTCAGGGGCACGGCCAAGCTGTACCAGCGGTACTATCCCACTGTGCTGACCGCTAACTATAATGACACTTACTACCAG TTCCGCCATACGGACACCCAGCGCACCACGGAAAGTTTCAAGGCTTTCGCCGAGGGTCTGTTTGGATCCCAAAACGCTGCTCATCCCGTCGAGATTCCCAAGCAGGATCTGCTGCTGCGTCCCTATGACTATTGCTCCTCTTTCAAGAATGTGAACTACAAGGATGAGGGCTCTGAGTACTACAAGTTTCATCAGTCGAAGCTGTACAACGACACGTTGGCGGATATCTCCACTCGATTGGG TTTCCTTTACACCCTGGAGGAGGCGGACATCAAGCTAATGTACGATATGTGTCGCTATGAGCAGGCGTGGAAT GTGGACCGCAATAGCGTCTGGTGCGGCGCCTTCTTGCCGGAGCAAATAACGGTCTTTGAGTACCTGGAAGATCTAAAGTACTACTATGGCTCGGGCTATGGTTTCCCGGAAAACGCACATCTCAACTGCCGACTGGTGCAGGACCTGCTCACCCACCTGAGCAATCCGGTGTCGCCGCATGTGGTAGCTCATTTCGGTCACTCGACTGGTCTCCTAACTCTCCTAACTGCGCTGGGAATCCAGAAGGACGACATCAAGTTGCGGGCAGACAATTACGATAGTTTGACGAGCCGCCGTTGGAAGAGCAGCCTGATCGATCCGTTTGCCGCCAATTTCGTGGCGGTGAAATACGACTGTCCGGCGGACTTGGATCGCGAGAAGGTGGTCTTCTTCCTCAACCAGCAGGCCGTGCAGCTGGACTGGTGCAGCGTCGGTCTGTGCAAGTGGTCAGATGTCCTCGAGAAGTACAAGACCATTGCGGATGCGGATTGTGGAGAATACTACTGCCGGACGGGAGGTGCTCCATCGCTGGGATCCGGAGTTGGCGGACTTCTGGCCACCACGCTCGCCGCCATGCTGGTCTACTTAATGCACTAA
- the UQCR-6.4L gene encoding Ubiquinol-cytochrome c reductase 6.4 kDa subunit-like: protein MSLKKKVCGLWCRHKPSKNQKALAVAFAPSAATFGMAAALAVVYYTDWKVIAGWIPLYNTKFPKPEDPKKKK, encoded by the exons atgagtttaaagaaaaaagtATGTGGTCTATGGTGCAGGCACAAACCAtcgaaaaatcaaaaagcaTTGGCCGTAGCCTT CGCACCATCCGCTGCCACCTTTGGGATGGCTGCAGCATTGGCTGTTGTTTACTATACCGATTGGAAAGTAATTGCCGGATGGATTCCCCTATATAATACCAAGTTCCCTAAGCCTGAAGACCCtaagaaaaaaaagtaa
- the mbf1 gene encoding multiprotein bridging factor 1, isoform E has product MSDWDSVTVLRKKAPKSSTLKTESAVNQARRQGVAVDTQQKYGAGTNKQHVTTKNTAKLDRETEELRHDKIPLDVGKLIQQGRQSKGLSQKDLATKICEKQQVVTDYEAGRGIPNNLILGKMERVLGIKLRGKERGQPIAPPGKKXNDAAASAASGAPHTVTSGRSARQQNHQHTDSGGWSTVSGRRK; this is encoded by the exons ATGTCGGACTGGGACTCTGTGACTGTTCTTCGGAAGAAAGCACCGAAATCGTCGACCCTCAAGACGGAATCGGCGGTCAACCAGGCACGCCGTCAAGGAGTCGCCGTGGATACCCAACAGAAGT ATGGTGCTGGCACCAACAAGCAGCATGTGACCACCAAGAACACTGCCAAACTAGACCGCGAGACCGAGGAGCTGCGCCACGACAAGATTCCCCTCGATGTGGGCAAGCTCATCCAGCAGGGACGACAGAGCAAGGGCCTCAGCCAAAAGGACCTGGCAACT AAAATCTGCGAAAAGCAGCAAGTGGTAACCGACTACGAGGCCGGTCGCGGTATTCCAAACAACTTGATTCTGGGTAAAATGGAACGCGTTCTCGGCATTAAGCTGCGCGGCAAGGAGCGCGGCCAACCAATAGCACCTCCCGGTAAAAAGTGAAATGATGCTGCCGCGTCCGCCGCCAGTGGTGCTCCACACACGGTCACCTCAGGACGCAGCGCCCGGCAACAGAACCATCAACACACGGATTCTGGAGGCTGGAGCACTGTAAGCGGCAGACGCAAATAA
- the mbf1 gene encoding multiprotein bridging factor 1, isoform B: MSDWDSVTVLRKKAPKSSTLKTESAVNQARRQGVAVDTQQKYGAGTNKQHVTTKNTAKLDRETEELRHDKIPLDVGKLIQQGRQSKGLSQKDLATKICEKQQVVTDYEAGRGIPNNLILGKMERVLGIKLRGKERGQPIAPPGKK, from the exons ATGTCGGACTGGGACTCTGTGACTGTTCTTCGGAAGAAAGCACCGAAATCGTCGACCCTCAAGACGGAATCGGCGGTCAACCAGGCACGCCGTCAAGGAGTCGCCGTGGATACCCAACAGAAGT ATGGTGCTGGCACCAACAAGCAGCATGTGACCACCAAGAACACTGCCAAACTAGACCGCGAGACCGAGGAGCTGCGCCACGACAAGATTCCCCTCGATGTGGGCAAGCTCATCCAGCAGGGACGACAGAGCAAGGGCCTCAGCCAAAAGGACCTGGCAACT AAAATCTGCGAAAAGCAGCAAGTGGTAACCGACTACGAGGCCGGTCGCGGTATTCCAAACAACTTGATTCTGGGTAAAATGGAACGCGTTCTCGGCATTAAGCTGCGCGGCAAGGAGCGCGGCCAACCAATAGCACCTCCCGGTAAAAAGTGA